In one Desulfoferula mesophila genomic region, the following are encoded:
- a CDS encoding UbiD family decarboxylase: MAMDLTSWLETLAAQAPGELVTVRRPVEPAAFESAAVVDALESQKRYPAVLFEQVRDLEGRPTDCRILNNTFGTFRKIALALGLDTGQRMPLIERMLELSGKSLEPVRVALPEAPVRHWVWQGEDIDLTRLPLIRHTELDGGPYFTPIVVSRSPQGRYNVSWNRMQYLDPTHLAIYMSPRHLSAYFAEAEAAGRDLPIAVVLGHHPAFHLTGALLTPLDADEYAVAGGVMGEPLGLIPSLSFGEELLVPSEAELVLEGRILAGKRCVEGPFGEFTGYAGPQRLSWVVEISAVYGRQRPTIIDIFPCYSEHINAHLPIEASIYQRAKQAAPGVIKTCWVGSGGPFNLIISLKKKTEGEPMRAALAAISASNFIKHVIVVDDDVDPEDLAQVMWALSSRVQADQDLSILRNLQGQVLDPSLRHEIKTSGMVIDATRPLDRPFPRRGEVPEQLRQNLNLDDYLEG, encoded by the coding sequence ATGGCAATGGACCTGACATCTTGGCTGGAGACCCTGGCCGCCCAGGCTCCGGGGGAGCTGGTAACGGTGCGCCGCCCGGTGGAGCCCGCCGCCTTCGAAAGCGCCGCGGTGGTGGACGCCCTGGAGAGCCAAAAGCGCTACCCGGCGGTGCTCTTCGAGCAGGTGCGCGACCTTGAGGGCCGCCCCACCGATTGCCGCATCCTCAACAACACCTTTGGCACCTTCCGCAAGATCGCCCTGGCCCTGGGCCTGGACACCGGCCAGCGCATGCCCCTGATCGAGCGCATGCTGGAGCTTTCCGGCAAAAGCCTGGAGCCGGTGCGGGTGGCCCTGCCAGAGGCCCCGGTGCGCCATTGGGTTTGGCAGGGCGAGGACATCGACCTCACCCGCCTGCCCCTGATCCGCCATACCGAGCTGGACGGCGGCCCCTACTTCACCCCCATCGTGGTGAGCCGCAGCCCCCAGGGGCGCTACAACGTCTCCTGGAACCGCATGCAGTACCTGGACCCCACCCACCTGGCCATCTACATGTCGCCCCGCCATCTGTCGGCCTACTTCGCCGAGGCCGAGGCCGCCGGGCGCGACCTGCCCATCGCGGTGGTGCTGGGCCATCATCCGGCCTTCCACCTCACCGGAGCGCTGCTCACCCCCCTGGACGCCGACGAATACGCGGTGGCCGGCGGGGTCATGGGCGAACCCCTGGGGCTGATCCCCTCGCTGAGCTTCGGCGAGGAGCTGCTGGTGCCCTCCGAGGCGGAGCTGGTCTTGGAAGGCCGCATCCTGGCGGGCAAGCGCTGCGTTGAAGGGCCCTTCGGCGAGTTCACCGGCTACGCCGGGCCCCAGCGCCTTTCCTGGGTGGTGGAGATCAGCGCGGTGTACGGCCGCCAGCGCCCCACCATCATCGACATCTTCCCCTGCTACAGCGAGCACATCAACGCCCACCTGCCCATCGAGGCCAGCATCTACCAGCGGGCCAAGCAGGCGGCGCCGGGCGTGATCAAGACCTGCTGGGTGGGCTCGGGCGGGCCTTTCAACCTGATCATCAGCCTGAAAAAGAAGACCGAGGGCGAGCCCATGCGCGCCGCCCTGGCCGCCATCAGCGCCAGCAACTTCATCAAGCACGTGATCGTGGTGGACGACGACGTGGACCCCGAGGATCTGGCCCAGGTGATGTGGGCCCTGTCCAGCCGGGTGCAGGCCGACCAGGACCTGAGCATCCTGAGAAACCTGCAAGGCCAGGTATTGGACCCCAGCCTGCGCCACGAGATCAAGACCTCGGGCATGGTCATCGACGCCACCCGGCCCCTGGACCGCCCCTTCCCCCGCCGGGGAGAGGTGCCCGAACAGCTGCGGCAAAACCTTAACCTGGACGACTACCTGGAGGGTTGA
- a CDS encoding FadR/GntR family transcriptional regulator — translation MSGKISLESVKHGRVSDSVREQITNLILAGELKVGDRLPTESELARQLGVSKVPVREAMISLQQMGLLTSRRGAGGGVFVCEPSPEPVGEALTLMLRLGKASIADLTQARLVIEPQVAALAARLASEEDLRRLGDTITTYQQVVEEDRPRSISDLDFHLVLADACGNTVLNLISRALVPLLYTNVRRHHLPPELRTLGIDGHVEIFEAVRRHDPDSAQETMARHVAQMATYWK, via the coding sequence TTGAGCGGCAAAATATCTCTGGAAAGCGTCAAGCATGGGCGGGTTTCCGACAGCGTAAGGGAACAGATCACCAACCTGATCCTGGCCGGGGAACTGAAGGTGGGCGACCGCCTGCCCACGGAGAGCGAACTGGCCCGCCAGTTGGGGGTCAGCAAGGTGCCGGTGCGCGAGGCCATGATCAGCCTGCAGCAGATGGGCCTGTTGACCAGCCGCCGGGGGGCCGGAGGCGGGGTGTTCGTGTGCGAGCCCAGCCCCGAGCCGGTGGGCGAGGCTCTCACCCTGATGCTGCGCCTGGGCAAGGCCAGCATCGCCGACCTTACCCAGGCCCGCCTGGTCATCGAACCCCAGGTGGCCGCGCTGGCCGCCCGGCTGGCCTCCGAGGAAGACCTCCGGAGGCTGGGAGACACCATAACCACCTATCAACAGGTGGTGGAAGAGGATCGCCCCCGCAGCATCAGCGACCTGGACTTTCACCTGGTGTTGGCCGACGCCTGCGGCAACACGGTGCTCAACCTTATCTCGCGGGCCCTGGTTCCCTTGCTCTACACCAACGTGCGCCGGCATCACCTGCCTCCCGAGCTGCGCACCCTGGGCATAGACGGGCACGTCGAGATATTCGAAGCGGTGCGCCGCCACGACCCGGACTCGGCGCAAGAAACCATGGCCCGCCACGTGGCCCAGATGGCCACCTACTGGAAATAA
- a CDS encoding lactate racemase domain-containing protein yields the protein MALIKVPYETAEELGVVLELEVPDQNLTTYAAQEPPALADPVATMLQALENPVGGRKLSQLLTPGCKVCIITENQFRAAQAKLFLPTLLDMVSAVGGSASIAIGCGKVPPLSPEEIAEKLGAEVMSKNVPVQCNDVSDPDNYVYLGTTTAGTPLWVLKVVAEADVVITISTTQATLWGYGGSGMIIPAVSGNETIESNHIMSLAPDCLPGNNYCRMQQDKYEALDLVGVDVGINVVVANNWDIIYVNAGDPVESHMAAVSFYDNIYKFEPEEAPDIVITGSTAPTNHLFFHTNWAIVNMLPLTHEDSSIIFCSPCPGYGDWPGFALMDLMQDYMPANEANHVKALTALVKGERELWAGCIWYPLYRALMQRDVQVVTMEQNLPMAKGVGLEVTASLQEAFDAAMKKHGPDAKVAFVPYGRYTVFPI from the coding sequence ATGGCCCTAATCAAAGTGCCGTACGAAACGGCCGAGGAACTCGGAGTAGTTCTGGAGCTAGAAGTCCCGGACCAAAATCTGACCACCTACGCGGCCCAAGAGCCCCCGGCCCTGGCCGATCCCGTGGCCACCATGCTCCAGGCATTGGAGAACCCGGTGGGAGGCCGCAAACTTTCCCAGCTGCTCACCCCGGGCTGCAAGGTGTGCATCATCACCGAAAACCAGTTCCGCGCCGCCCAGGCCAAGCTGTTTTTGCCCACCCTGCTGGACATGGTGAGCGCGGTGGGCGGCAGCGCCTCCATCGCCATCGGCTGCGGCAAGGTGCCCCCCCTCTCGCCCGAGGAAATCGCCGAAAAGCTGGGCGCCGAGGTCATGTCCAAGAACGTGCCGGTGCAGTGCAACGACGTGAGCGACCCGGATAACTACGTGTATCTGGGCACCACCACGGCGGGAACCCCCCTGTGGGTGCTCAAGGTGGTGGCCGAGGCCGACGTGGTCATCACCATCAGCACCACCCAGGCCACCCTGTGGGGCTACGGCGGCTCGGGCATGATCATTCCCGCCGTGTCGGGCAACGAGACCATCGAGAGCAACCACATCATGAGCCTGGCCCCGGATTGCCTGCCCGGCAACAACTACTGCCGCATGCAGCAGGACAAATACGAGGCCCTGGACCTGGTGGGCGTGGACGTGGGCATCAACGTGGTGGTGGCCAACAACTGGGACATCATCTACGTCAACGCCGGCGACCCGGTGGAATCCCACATGGCCGCGGTGTCTTTTTATGACAACATCTACAAGTTCGAGCCCGAAGAAGCGCCGGACATCGTGATCACCGGCTCCACCGCGCCCACCAACCACCTTTTCTTCCACACCAACTGGGCCATCGTCAACATGCTGCCCCTGACCCATGAGGACAGCAGCATCATCTTCTGCAGCCCCTGCCCCGGCTACGGCGACTGGCCCGGCTTCGCCCTCATGGACCTGATGCAAGACTACATGCCCGCCAACGAGGCCAACCACGTCAAGGCCCTGACCGCCCTGGTCAAGGGCGAGCGCGAGCTGTGGGCCGGTTGCATCTGGTACCCCCTGTACCGGGCCCTGATGCAGCGCGACGTGCAGGTGGTGACCATGGAGCAAAACCTGCCCATGGCCAAGGGGGTAGGCCTCGAAGTCACCGCCAGCCTGCAAGAAGCCTTTGACGCGGCCATGAAAAAACATGGGCCCGACGCCAAGGTAGCTTTTGTGCCCTATGGCCGCTACACGGTGTTCCCCATCTAA
- a CDS encoding ABC transporter substrate-binding protein — MEEKKKDVTRRSFLKKSATVAGAAALSGMAGNLLSGAPAFAAGGSGPIKIGVVLPFSRAYKVIGDRVVAGLELALNQAGGAYKGRKFEVIKEDSEMKPNVGLTKTRKLVDKDKVDFLVGPVSSAVCVAMRNYANEKKVPMIIPTAGNVELSGNLYSPYVFRSSISHWIFAHPTGIWVKDNLGDQCFVGGANYAAGHHEVWAFTMAFRGKGGKIVGSAYPPLNEKDYAPYLTKLSKSGAPVYFGWFAGNDAVNYCRQAAQFGLNKKVKMTTTGWFFERNLLMAQKDAALGWHCGFNWAITLDNPVNKEFVKAYDKFTKNDPNVSVSMSSVHGYDAGQMILKSVKTTGGDTDSAKIVKALEHMKLDSPRGPVELDVNHDLVQPMYIGEIVKEGSSVVPKIIANLGRWTTPYLGARGINSVGQPFLVQ; from the coding sequence GTGGAGGAAAAGAAAAAGGACGTCACCAGAAGAAGTTTCCTGAAAAAGTCGGCCACTGTGGCCGGGGCCGCCGCGCTCAGCGGCATGGCCGGCAACCTTTTGAGCGGCGCGCCCGCTTTTGCCGCCGGCGGCTCGGGCCCCATCAAGATCGGGGTTGTTCTGCCCTTCTCCCGGGCTTACAAGGTCATCGGCGACCGGGTGGTGGCCGGACTGGAGCTGGCGCTGAACCAGGCGGGCGGAGCGTATAAGGGCCGCAAATTCGAGGTCATCAAGGAAGACTCGGAGATGAAGCCCAACGTGGGCCTGACCAAGACCCGCAAGCTGGTGGACAAGGACAAGGTGGACTTCTTGGTGGGGCCGGTGAGCAGCGCGGTGTGCGTGGCCATGCGCAACTACGCCAACGAGAAAAAGGTCCCCATGATCATCCCCACCGCGGGCAACGTGGAGCTGTCGGGCAACCTTTACAGCCCCTACGTATTCCGCTCCTCCATCAGCCACTGGATCTTCGCCCATCCCACCGGAATATGGGTCAAGGACAACCTGGGCGACCAGTGCTTCGTGGGCGGGGCCAACTACGCCGCCGGGCACCACGAGGTCTGGGCCTTCACCATGGCCTTCCGGGGCAAGGGCGGCAAGATCGTGGGCTCGGCCTACCCGCCGCTCAACGAAAAGGACTATGCCCCTTACCTGACCAAGCTGTCCAAGTCCGGCGCGCCCGTTTACTTCGGCTGGTTCGCGGGCAACGACGCGGTCAACTACTGCCGCCAGGCGGCCCAGTTCGGCCTCAATAAAAAGGTCAAGATGACCACCACCGGCTGGTTCTTTGAGCGCAACCTTCTAATGGCTCAAAAGGACGCGGCCCTGGGCTGGCACTGCGGCTTCAACTGGGCCATCACCCTGGACAACCCGGTGAACAAGGAGTTCGTAAAGGCCTACGACAAGTTCACCAAGAACGACCCCAACGTCTCGGTGTCCATGAGCTCGGTGCATGGCTACGACGCCGGCCAGATGATCCTCAAGTCGGTGAAGACCACCGGCGGCGACACCGATTCGGCCAAGATCGTAAAGGCCCTGGAGCACATGAAGCTGGACAGCCCGCGCGGTCCGGTTGAGCTGGACGTCAACCACGACCTGGTCCAGCCCATGTACATCGGCGAGATCGTCAAGGAAGGCTCCAGCGTGGTGCCCAAGATCATCGCCAACCTGGGCCGTTGGACCACCCCCTACCTGGGCGCTCGCGGCATCAACAGCGTGGGGCAGCCCTTCCTGGTTCAGTAG
- a CDS encoding ABC transporter ATP-binding protein, whose protein sequence is MLQLSDVHTYYGLSHVLHGVNLELAKGEAVSLIGRNGAGKTTLMRSVMQLTPPRSGSILVNGSVELTKLKPHDVFRQGVRLCPQGRGVFPKLTVEENLRLALVAQRGQDVPAQIQTAYDRFPILGEKRHQKVRGLSGGQRQLLAIARAMLGDTSILLMDEPSEGLAPLVVQELRDLILDIKTTGITILLSEQNVKMALSACDRHYILEKGEIRFSGTTEELACNEDILIQTLGVSTSVAECEAPG, encoded by the coding sequence ATGTTGCAACTAAGTGATGTGCACACCTACTACGGGCTCAGCCACGTGCTGCACGGCGTGAATCTGGAGCTGGCCAAAGGCGAGGCGGTGTCTCTCATCGGGCGCAACGGTGCGGGCAAGACCACCCTCATGCGCTCGGTGATGCAGCTCACCCCTCCCCGCTCCGGCTCCATCCTGGTTAACGGCTCGGTGGAGCTGACCAAGCTCAAGCCCCACGACGTGTTCCGCCAGGGGGTGCGTCTGTGCCCCCAGGGACGCGGGGTGTTCCCCAAGCTCACGGTGGAGGAAAACCTGCGCCTGGCCCTGGTGGCCCAGCGGGGCCAGGATGTCCCGGCCCAGATCCAAACCGCCTACGACCGCTTCCCAATCCTGGGAGAAAAGCGCCATCAAAAGGTGCGGGGCCTCAGCGGAGGTCAGCGGCAACTCCTGGCCATCGCCAGGGCCATGCTGGGCGATACCTCCATCCTGCTCATGGACGAGCCCAGCGAGGGGCTGGCCCCCCTGGTGGTGCAGGAGCTCAGGGATCTGATCCTGGACATCAAGACCACGGGCATCACCATCCTGCTTTCGGAGCAAAACGTGAAGATGGCCCTAAGCGCCTGCGACCGGCACTACATCCTGGAAAAGGGAGAGATCCGCTTCAGCGGCACCACCGAGGAGCTGGCCTGCAACGAGGACATTTTGATCCAAACCCTGGGCGTGTCCACCTCGGTGGCCGAATGCGAGGCTCCCGGCTAG
- a CDS encoding ABC transporter ATP-binding protein, producing MLNVQDLSKSFSQLLILNHLNFQVRQGELKAIIGPNGAGKTTLFNVITGRFPPDEGKVTFQDKDITGAKPHQLSRLGLARSFQINNFFLKLSVRQNLELAVQSRLERRSSIWRGLSPADRLEEKTDEVLGWTGLAEHQDRLAQELSYGDQRKLEIGLALATDPALLMLDEPTSGMSRFESLSMIELIQRLSERVTIVLIEHDIEFVMKVSDSILVIHYGEKIAEGPPSEIEANEEVQRVYLGGL from the coding sequence ATGCTCAACGTGCAGGACCTCAGCAAAAGCTTCAGCCAACTGCTTATCCTCAACCACCTCAACTTCCAGGTGCGCCAGGGCGAGCTCAAGGCCATCATCGGGCCCAACGGAGCGGGCAAGACCACCCTTTTCAACGTGATCACCGGCCGCTTCCCTCCTGACGAAGGCAAGGTGACCTTCCAGGACAAGGACATCACCGGCGCCAAGCCTCACCAGCTCTCGCGTTTGGGATTGGCCCGCTCCTTCCAGATAAACAACTTTTTCCTGAAGCTCAGCGTGCGCCAAAACCTGGAGCTGGCCGTGCAGTCGCGCCTGGAGCGCCGCTCCAGCATTTGGCGGGGCCTCTCCCCGGCCGACCGCCTGGAGGAGAAAACCGACGAGGTGCTGGGGTGGACCGGCCTGGCCGAGCACCAGGACCGCCTGGCCCAGGAGCTCTCCTACGGCGACCAGCGCAAGCTGGAGATCGGCCTGGCTTTGGCCACCGATCCGGCCCTGTTGATGCTGGACGAACCCACCTCGGGCATGAGCCGCTTTGAGAGCCTGTCCATGATCGAGCTGATCCAGAGGCTCTCGGAACGGGTGACCATCGTGCTCATCGAACACGACATCGAGTTTGTCATGAAGGTATCCGACAGCATCCTGGTGATCCATTACGGCGAAAAGATCGCCGAGGGGCCGCCCAGTGAAATCGAAGCCAACGAGGAAGTACAGCGCGTGTACCTGGGGGGGCTGTAG
- a CDS encoding branched-chain amino acid ABC transporter permease has translation MMLGAKRIYLLAVLLLLVLLPLGSPALFSDYYLDLFTKVLIFGIMLLGFDILAGYTGLVSLGHALFFGLGGYAAAFTINNLTTNLAPVLLVALAAALIVGLFVGFFSTQTKDIFFVFLTLAFAQFFYLAAFNMTTVTGGDNGISIAKATVGIPGLWIAEVTRPYGFYYLVLLFFVATYFICRRVITSPFGKVLVAIRENDERVSYLGYNIRKMKIKSYIISACLATVAGVLFGAYQDFVSPGMLHWSLSGDLILMSVLGGMGTLVGPVLGGAIIILLGDELSSLTENWMIFIGFFFVLTIIFAPSGVMGIASKIRWWRK, from the coding sequence ATGATGTTGGGTGCTAAACGAATCTATCTCTTGGCGGTGCTGCTGCTGTTGGTGTTGCTCCCCCTGGGCTCTCCGGCCCTGTTCTCCGACTACTACCTGGACCTGTTCACCAAGGTTCTAATCTTCGGGATCATGCTCCTGGGATTCGACATCCTGGCCGGCTACACCGGCCTGGTCAGCCTGGGCCACGCCCTATTCTTCGGCCTGGGGGGCTATGCCGCCGCCTTCACCATCAACAACCTGACCACCAACCTGGCCCCGGTGCTCTTGGTGGCCCTGGCAGCGGCCCTCATCGTGGGCCTGTTCGTGGGCTTCTTTTCCACCCAGACCAAGGACATCTTCTTCGTGTTCCTCACCCTGGCCTTTGCCCAGTTCTTCTATCTGGCCGCCTTCAACATGACCACGGTCACCGGCGGCGACAACGGCATCAGCATAGCCAAGGCCACGGTGGGCATCCCCGGCCTGTGGATAGCCGAGGTCACCCGGCCCTACGGGTTCTACTACCTGGTGCTGCTGTTTTTCGTGGCCACCTACTTTATCTGTAGACGGGTAATCACCAGCCCCTTCGGCAAGGTGCTGGTGGCCATCCGCGAAAACGACGAGCGGGTGAGCTACCTGGGCTACAACATCCGCAAGATGAAGATCAAGAGCTACATAATCTCGGCGTGCCTGGCCACGGTGGCCGGGGTGCTCTTTGGCGCCTACCAGGACTTCGTGTCTCCGGGCATGCTGCACTGGAGCCTGTCCGGCGACCTGATCCTCATGTCCGTGCTGGGGGGCATGGGCACCCTGGTAGGGCCGGTCTTGGGCGGGGCCATCATCATCCTGCTGGGTGACGAGCTTAGTTCCCTCACCGAAAACTGGATGATCTTCATCGGCTTTTTCTTCGTGCTAACGATCATCTTCGCGCCCAGCGGGGTGATGGGCATCGCCTCCAAGATCCGGTGGTGGAGGAAATAG
- a CDS encoding branched-chain amino acid ABC transporter permease yields MDFSTLITTILHGLTLGMVLMLVAGGLTIIFGMLEVLNFAHGSLYMLGAYFGYTVVAFTGNFWLGLLAAPIAVGVVAFVIEFFSLRPLYGRPPLHHLLLTFGISLIVQNAIKFIWGNDIYSIEMPGFLAGATNLFGVYYPTYRLFVLVFSIVLAIAIWLLISKTRWGVVVRAGTEDIETLEAHGIDTRKVFTVVFVVCAAFAAVGGAVVAPMRTVYPQMGVDIIIDAFIVVIVGGLGSIRGAVIGALIIGQAVQLGAVFLTGFADAAIYIVMAAILLFRPSGLVPETE; encoded by the coding sequence ATGGATTTTTCAACCCTGATAACTACCATATTGCACGGCCTGACTCTGGGCATGGTCCTCATGCTGGTGGCCGGCGGCCTTACCATCATCTTCGGCATGCTGGAGGTTCTCAACTTCGCCCATGGTTCGCTGTACATGTTGGGCGCCTATTTCGGCTACACGGTGGTGGCCTTCACCGGCAACTTCTGGCTGGGCCTTTTGGCCGCGCCCATCGCGGTGGGGGTGGTGGCCTTTGTCATTGAATTCTTCTCCCTGCGGCCCCTGTACGGCCGACCGCCCCTGCATCACCTGCTGCTCACCTTCGGCATCAGCCTCATCGTGCAAAACGCCATCAAGTTCATCTGGGGCAACGACATCTACTCCATAGAAATGCCCGGCTTCCTGGCCGGCGCCACCAATCTTTTCGGGGTCTACTACCCCACCTACCGCCTGTTCGTTTTGGTGTTCAGCATCGTCCTGGCCATAGCCATCTGGCTTTTGATCTCCAAGACCCGCTGGGGCGTGGTGGTGCGGGCGGGCACCGAGGACATCGAAACCCTGGAGGCCCACGGCATCGACACCCGCAAGGTGTTCACCGTGGTGTTCGTGGTCTGCGCCGCCTTTGCGGCGGTGGGCGGGGCGGTGGTGGCCCCCATGCGCACCGTCTATCCCCAGATGGGCGTGGACATCATCATCGACGCCTTCATCGTGGTTATCGTGGGCGGCCTGGGCAGCATACGCGGAGCGGTGATCGGAGCTTTGATCATAGGCCAGGCCGTCCAGTTGGGAGCGGTGTTCCTCACCGGCTTTGCCGACGCCGCCATCTACATCGTAATGGCCGCCATCCTGCTGTTCCGCCCCTCCGGCCTGGTGCCGGAGACGGAGTAG